From one Pontibacillus sp. HMF3514 genomic stretch:
- a CDS encoding ABC transporter ATP-binding protein, whose amino-acid sequence MSKPSTEKRLLQYALSFKKTIIIGLICLTIAVALELTGPFIAKRLIDEHILGIETTWYQVQQNDDEHTVAYNDGFYKRSDRIEPDDTTSSKATILQSGKSYYFIAEEVPTTGKKSFEGGTFTIESPDGTITAPAEKLELNELYGFFKPETSSIIWLLVLYVVLLLIAAVFQYNQTYLLQMSSNKIIKKMRTDVFAHIQRVPVDYFINRPAGKIVARVTNDTEAIRELYERVLATFMTSAIYMTGIYVALFLLNPKLAAICLLLIPIMAVWMKLYKIYAGKYNEVIRSTISDLNGNINEAIQGMPIIQAFRRQKQTTEEFEEMNERHFTYQSKLLKLNSLTSFNLVNVVRNLAFVAFIWYFGGASLGVGTIVTVGVLYAFVDYLNRLFQPVIDVVNQLAQLEQARVAAGRVFELMDHEGEEVNNTSINRYKGNIQFDDVSFAYEEDEYVLKNISFKANEGETVAFVGHTGSGKSSIMNLLFRFYDPQKGKITIDGMDTTSLSRQQVRSHMGIVLQDPFIFTGTIISNVTMGDPNISRERAIKALKEVGADRFIEKLPYQYDEPVKEKGSTFSAGERQLISFARALAFDPAILILDEATANIDTETEAIIQNALQVLKKGRTTLVIAHRLSTIQQADQIFVLDHGRILEQGKHEELLAVEGIYYQMYLMQQGGLEEVAIS is encoded by the coding sequence ATGAGTAAGCCGTCAACGGAAAAACGCCTCCTTCAGTATGCTTTATCTTTTAAGAAGACGATAATTATTGGGTTAATCTGCTTAACCATAGCCGTGGCGCTAGAGTTAACAGGTCCATTTATTGCGAAACGACTCATTGATGAACACATTTTGGGAATTGAAACGACTTGGTATCAGGTCCAGCAAAATGATGATGAGCACACAGTTGCTTATAACGATGGATTTTATAAGCGCAGCGATAGGATTGAGCCAGATGATACGACTTCTAGTAAGGCTACGATTTTGCAATCTGGTAAATCGTATTACTTTATAGCAGAAGAGGTTCCGACCACTGGAAAGAAATCATTTGAAGGCGGGACTTTTACCATTGAATCTCCAGATGGGACGATCACAGCTCCTGCAGAGAAATTAGAGTTAAATGAGCTTTATGGTTTTTTTAAGCCGGAAACGAGCTCGATTATATGGTTACTGGTCTTGTATGTAGTCTTACTTTTGATTGCCGCAGTCTTTCAATATAACCAAACCTATCTTTTACAGATGTCTTCAAATAAGATTATTAAAAAGATGCGTACAGATGTCTTCGCGCATATTCAACGAGTGCCAGTTGATTATTTTATCAATCGACCGGCAGGGAAAATTGTAGCCCGTGTGACGAATGATACGGAAGCCATTCGTGAGTTGTATGAACGTGTGCTTGCGACATTTATGACAAGTGCGATTTATATGACAGGGATTTATGTAGCGCTATTCTTGCTGAATCCGAAACTGGCAGCGATCTGTTTATTACTCATCCCGATCATGGCTGTCTGGATGAAGCTATATAAGATTTACGCAGGAAAATATAATGAAGTAATTCGTTCAACCATAAGTGATTTAAACGGGAATATTAATGAAGCCATTCAAGGCATGCCGATTATTCAAGCTTTCCGCAGACAAAAACAAACAACGGAGGAGTTTGAAGAGATGAATGAGCGCCACTTTACCTACCAAAGCAAGTTGTTAAAGCTAAACTCATTAACTTCTTTTAACCTAGTTAATGTCGTACGGAACTTAGCATTTGTTGCTTTCATTTGGTACTTTGGCGGTGCATCTCTTGGTGTAGGTACGATTGTTACAGTGGGTGTGCTTTATGCATTTGTTGACTATTTGAACCGATTGTTCCAGCCTGTCATTGACGTAGTAAACCAGCTCGCTCAGCTAGAGCAAGCTAGGGTTGCAGCAGGCCGAGTGTTTGAGCTCATGGATCATGAAGGGGAAGAAGTAAACAATACCTCGATCAATCGTTATAAAGGGAACATTCAGTTTGATGATGTATCTTTTGCCTACGAGGAAGATGAATATGTTTTGAAAAACATTTCTTTTAAGGCAAATGAAGGGGAGACCGTAGCCTTTGTTGGCCATACCGGGTCTGGTAAAAGCTCGATCATGAACCTGTTGTTCCGGTTCTATGACCCACAAAAAGGGAAGATTACGATTGATGGTATGGATACGACATCCTTATCGCGTCAACAAGTGAGAAGTCATATGGGGATTGTACTGCAGGATCCATTTATTTTTACTGGGACGATCATCTCGAATGTGACGATGGGAGATCCGAATATTTCCCGTGAACGAGCGATCAAAGCGCTTAAAGAAGTAGGAGCGGATCGTTTTATTGAGAAGCTTCCTTATCAGTACGATGAACCTGTAAAAGAGAAAGGGAGTACCTTTTCTGCAGGTGAGCGTCAGTTAATCTCCTTTGCAAGAGCACTTGCTTTCGATCCAGCGATTTTGATTTTGGATGAAGCAACTGCGAATATTGATACGGAAACAGAAGCGATCATCCAGAATGCTTTACAAGTGTTGAAAAAAGGAAGAACAACGCTTGTGATTGCGCACCGACTATCTACTATTCAGCAGGCAGATCAAATTTTTGTCTTGGATCACGGTCGCATTCTAGAACAAGGAAAACACGAAGAATTGCTTGCTGTGGAAGGGATCTATTACCAAATGTATCTCATGCAGCAGGGAGGACTGGAAGAAGTCGCGATTTCGTAG
- a CDS encoding S1C family serine protease: MSREHEHEQPDIIDDDLYEEIDEEELIELVEDEKQKALEREKKEKEEDRKGPPAFPKWAFYLIAFMMALNVMAFLPKTFSIPAIDFLIKSAELSTKQEIDTYQESVVVIESGNSKGTGFSISSDGYIVTNHHVVDNEQPITVAFPEQGLFKGEIVAGFEEVDLALLKVENKENVSLPHLPLAEKTQFEKREHVYFIGNPLRFNGIANEGEVIDYTRLSDWDQDVLMLDAPIYHGNSGSPVINEEGEVIAVVFATIRKEQYGKVGLAVPITYYHEKVRELPEASTYPH; this comes from the coding sequence ATGTCTAGGGAACATGAGCATGAACAACCTGATATTATAGATGATGATTTATATGAAGAGATTGATGAAGAAGAACTGATAGAACTAGTAGAGGATGAGAAACAAAAAGCATTGGAACGTGAGAAGAAAGAAAAGGAAGAAGATCGAAAAGGTCCTCCTGCTTTTCCAAAGTGGGCATTTTATTTAATTGCTTTTATGATGGCTTTAAACGTCATGGCTTTCCTACCTAAAACGTTCTCCATTCCAGCAATTGATTTTTTAATAAAATCTGCTGAGCTGTCTACTAAACAGGAGATCGATACGTACCAGGAATCGGTCGTGGTCATTGAGTCTGGGAATTCAAAAGGTACAGGTTTTTCTATATCGTCTGATGGATATATAGTGACCAATCATCATGTTGTCGATAATGAACAGCCTATTACGGTTGCTTTTCCTGAACAAGGATTGTTTAAAGGAGAAATTGTAGCTGGTTTTGAAGAGGTCGACTTAGCTTTATTGAAAGTAGAGAATAAGGAGAATGTTTCACTTCCCCATCTTCCTTTGGCAGAAAAGACACAGTTTGAAAAAAGGGAGCATGTTTATTTTATTGGAAACCCACTCCGATTTAATGGCATTGCCAATGAGGGAGAAGTGATTGACTATACAAGATTAAGTGATTGGGACCAAGATGTTCTTATGTTGGATGCACCGATCTATCACGGTAATAGCGGGAGTCCTGTAATCAATGAAGAAGGTGAAGTAATAGCAGTGGTTTTTGCTACTATCCGTAAAGAACAGTACGGCAAAGTCGGTTTAGCTGTCCCCATTACGTATTATCATGAAAAAGTTAGAGAACTTCCTGAAGCTTCAACCTATCCTCACTAA
- a CDS encoding PRC-barrel domain-containing protein, translating to MLFPTSKLEGLRIDATDGELGKIKDIYFDDKKWTIRYVVADTRKWLPGKKVLLSPASLKDIPFDSDKIEVNLDKETIRNAPPIEDHEPVSVRNEMELSRYYGWSPYWEGEYLWGTMGYPQIMEPGATPTMVADDKMKQEKREEDNPDHPDHNLRSVREVAGEKSGYRVFAQNQEIGHLEDFSIQQETYKLQYMVINTGSWLNEKLRMLSTDWIESIDWENHIVKVDIDPGQLKQAPDYDYEHEVTRDVEERMHQLYAKPFQI from the coding sequence ATGTTATTTCCAACAAGTAAATTAGAAGGATTAAGAATTGATGCAACCGACGGTGAATTAGGTAAGATTAAAGATATTTATTTTGACGATAAAAAATGGACGATTCGGTATGTTGTAGCAGATACAAGAAAGTGGTTGCCAGGTAAAAAGGTTTTATTATCACCTGCATCGTTAAAGGATATTCCATTCGATTCTGACAAAATTGAAGTGAATTTGGATAAGGAGACGATACGTAACGCACCTCCAATAGAGGATCATGAGCCTGTTTCTGTGCGTAATGAAATGGAGTTGAGTCGTTATTATGGTTGGTCCCCTTATTGGGAAGGCGAATATCTGTGGGGAACCATGGGATATCCGCAGATCATGGAACCTGGTGCAACCCCTACGATGGTGGCAGATGACAAAATGAAACAGGAAAAGAGAGAAGAAGATAACCCAGATCACCCAGATCATAATCTTCGGAGTGTCCGAGAGGTGGCAGGCGAAAAATCCGGTTATCGTGTGTTTGCTCAAAACCAAGAAATTGGCCATTTAGAAGACTTCAGCATTCAACAAGAAACGTATAAACTACAGTATATGGTGATTAATACAGGAAGTTGGTTGAATGAAAAGCTTCGAATGCTATCAACGGACTGGATTGAGTCAATCGATTGGGAAAACCATATCGTGAAAGTAGACATCGATCCAGGCCAATTAAAACAAGCACCAGACTATGATTATGAACATGAAGTTACTAGAGATGTAGAAGAACGTATGCATCAGCTATATGCAAAACCATTTCAAATTTAA
- the sigI gene encoding RNA polymerase sigma factor SigI, with protein MIRRLLKKEQEGSLEEQVNLVQNGDEELQNQLLKQYQPFIAKSVSEVCKRYIDPSKDDEFSIGLVAFNDAMKSYSSDKGSSFLSFAKLVVKRKVIDYIRNDQNNPVVASLDQEYEEEDQMENPQEVRAAKEQYQQETESWHRRIEIQDFSEKLKLYKLSFQELTEVSPKHRDARESAIKVARTINEDDELRAFVMEKRKLPMKLLTDKVEVSKKTLERNRKFILAIFIILNEDYVFLKDYIKGVGL; from the coding sequence TTGATCAGACGTCTGCTAAAAAAAGAACAAGAGGGTTCCCTCGAAGAGCAGGTTAACCTCGTCCAAAATGGTGACGAAGAACTCCAGAACCAGCTCTTAAAACAATATCAACCTTTTATCGCCAAAAGTGTCTCAGAAGTTTGCAAACGATATATAGACCCTTCAAAGGATGATGAGTTTAGCATAGGATTAGTTGCTTTTAATGACGCAATGAAATCTTATTCCAGTGATAAAGGAAGCTCTTTTCTATCCTTTGCCAAACTTGTGGTAAAGCGAAAAGTTATTGATTATATCCGAAATGATCAAAACAATCCAGTTGTGGCTTCTCTCGATCAAGAGTATGAAGAGGAAGACCAGATGGAAAACCCACAAGAAGTGAGAGCAGCGAAGGAGCAATATCAGCAAGAGACCGAAAGTTGGCATAGGCGAATCGAAATTCAAGATTTCTCAGAGAAACTGAAGCTGTATAAGCTCTCATTTCAGGAATTAACAGAAGTATCACCCAAACATCGAGACGCTAGAGAATCGGCAATAAAAGTAGCCCGTACAATAAATGAAGATGATGAACTAAGAGCGTTCGTAATGGAAAAACGCAAACTTCCTATGAAGCTTCTGACGGATAAAGTCGAAGTGAGTAAAAAAACACTTGAGCGAAATCGAAAGTTTATTTTGGCCATTTTCATTATATTAAATGAGGATTACGTGTTTTTAAAAGATTATATAAAGGGGGTGGGCCTGTGA
- a CDS encoding anti-sigma factor domain-containing protein: MRQGIVMEKHRRYSIVMTHDGSFQKAKPIPYSMPGDEVEFEPFEEKQWSFAVFPKKLKPNYRLVAMVAAFLIAILPLYSWFDSNRAYAYVNIDMNPSIEMKVNNKMKVIEMIPLNDDASLLVEKITDWKNKSVEKVTVTVIEKGEEIGLINNSKSVMVGVSYKKRMDQDKQITKLIDQYLQSNSLNLTVATFEVPDEIRKQAQKEKKSMNELFAKQYGNNVMKTSQNEQKGNDIDAEEEKAIKTFYNQGNNDDKKAPGSNNNKDNESNNGQTPPGQVNKEKQKDKKKEEDQKDKGKSKSSENPVGKEKGWAKNKEKQKEDQDDENHQENDLPSGLNKQKEELENLLQSLPPGIQKKLEQEGYEDIEEILDSLPPGILKKIDQSNLEDLRESLRRIDSDSFSDFNLDQENEDDEGERGKGKRHHDKDSKEEPPGQAKKKHDSKRGGKDHGKDKEENGHKDHKQNRD, translated from the coding sequence GTGAGACAAGGAATTGTCATGGAAAAACACCGGAGATATTCTATCGTCATGACTCATGATGGATCTTTTCAAAAAGCTAAACCAATCCCGTATTCCATGCCAGGAGATGAAGTAGAATTCGAACCCTTTGAGGAAAAGCAGTGGTCATTTGCTGTTTTTCCCAAGAAATTAAAACCAAATTATCGCTTGGTTGCCATGGTTGCGGCTTTTCTAATCGCGATCCTTCCACTCTATTCATGGTTTGACTCCAACCGAGCTTATGCTTATGTCAATATTGATATGAATCCAAGCATTGAAATGAAGGTCAATAACAAGATGAAAGTTATTGAGATGATTCCTTTAAATGATGACGCAAGCTTACTCGTAGAGAAGATAACTGATTGGAAAAACAAATCTGTAGAAAAAGTGACCGTAACCGTTATTGAAAAAGGTGAAGAAATAGGTCTGATTAATAACAGTAAAAGCGTCATGGTTGGAGTTAGCTATAAGAAGCGTATGGACCAAGATAAACAAATCACCAAATTGATTGACCAGTACTTACAATCCAATTCCCTCAACTTAACTGTAGCTACCTTTGAAGTCCCTGACGAGATACGGAAGCAAGCCCAAAAAGAGAAGAAATCGATGAATGAGCTGTTTGCTAAACAATATGGCAATAATGTTATGAAAACTTCACAGAATGAGCAAAAGGGCAATGACATCGATGCTGAAGAAGAAAAGGCTATAAAAACCTTTTACAACCAAGGAAATAACGATGATAAGAAAGCCCCTGGTTCAAACAACAATAAAGATAATGAATCGAATAATGGTCAAACACCTCCAGGACAAGTGAATAAAGAGAAGCAAAAAGATAAGAAAAAAGAGGAAGACCAAAAAGACAAAGGCAAATCCAAATCATCTGAAAATCCTGTTGGGAAAGAAAAAGGCTGGGCCAAAAATAAAGAAAAGCAAAAGGAAGATCAAGATGACGAGAACCATCAGGAAAATGATCTTCCTTCTGGTCTGAATAAACAGAAAGAAGAACTAGAAAACCTTCTACAGTCTCTGCCTCCTGGAATCCAAAAGAAATTGGAGCAAGAAGGTTATGAAGACATAGAGGAAATTCTAGATTCTTTACCACCTGGCATTTTAAAAAAGATAGATCAATCCAATCTAGAGGATCTGCGAGAAAGTCTTCGTCGTATTGATTCTGATTCATTCTCAGACTTCAATCTAGACCAAGAAAATGAAGATGACGAAGGTGAGCGGGGAAAAGGTAAACGTCATCACGATAAAGATTCTAAAGAAGAACCTCCAGGGCAAGCAAAAAAAAAGCATGATTCTAAACGCGGAGGGAAAGATCACGGTAAAGACAAAGAAGAAAACGGTCACAAAGATCATAAACAAAACCGTGATTAG
- a CDS encoding exonuclease domain-containing protein, with protein MNFVALDFETANSSRGSVCSIGLVEYENGKLKNEYYRLVKPKRNYFSSFNISIHGITKQDVEDAYEFDELWEKEIHGLLEGKLVVAHNAQFDMSVLRAVLDQYNLPYPMLAYNCTVNISKKIWHLPQYKLNHVSDYLGISLNHHQALDDARASAQILLKAGEQLEAIDEKDLIDKTGTTNGMMYGTGYEPARINKKKPAKKPEAKTFVSATTEFNTSHPFYRSSFVFTGKMDEMQRDDAIQQIVDLGGEWHSSVERSTDFVVVGNKSYEKYRNGEKSSKLERVETLLSQGFPIEIISEAEFLKRL; from the coding sequence ATGAATTTCGTGGCGCTTGACTTTGAAACAGCGAACTCTTCCAGAGGGAGCGTCTGCTCTATTGGTCTGGTTGAATATGAAAATGGAAAACTGAAAAATGAATATTATCGTCTAGTGAAACCGAAGAGGAACTACTTTTCATCATTTAATATAAGCATACATGGTATAACGAAGCAGGATGTAGAAGATGCATACGAATTTGATGAACTATGGGAGAAAGAGATTCATGGTCTGCTAGAAGGGAAATTAGTTGTGGCGCACAATGCTCAGTTTGATATGAGTGTATTGCGTGCTGTTTTAGATCAGTACAACCTTCCGTACCCAATGTTAGCGTATAATTGTACGGTTAATATCTCAAAGAAGATTTGGCACCTGCCTCAATACAAACTCAATCATGTATCAGATTATTTAGGGATATCGTTGAATCACCACCAAGCGCTGGATGATGCCAGAGCTTCAGCTCAAATTCTGCTTAAAGCAGGTGAGCAACTTGAGGCAATAGATGAAAAAGATCTGATCGATAAAACAGGAACAACGAATGGGATGATGTATGGCACTGGCTATGAACCAGCACGTATTAATAAAAAGAAACCAGCCAAAAAGCCAGAAGCAAAAACCTTCGTTTCAGCAACAACTGAATTTAATACTTCGCATCCATTTTATCGTTCCTCATTTGTATTTACAGGTAAAATGGATGAAATGCAACGAGATGATGCTATACAGCAAATCGTAGATCTAGGGGGAGAGTGGCATTCTTCTGTAGAGCGATCTACAGACTTTGTTGTAGTAGGGAATAAATCATATGAGAAGTATCGTAATGGAGAAAAAAGTAGTAAGTTGGAACGTGTGGAGACGCTATTAAGTCAAGGGTTTCCGATTGAGATTATATCTGAAGCGGAATTTTTAAAGCGGTTATAA
- a CDS encoding YiiX/YebB-like N1pC/P60 family cysteine hydrolase, translating to MRKELLLLGLVTTITTFLARPNKKRPPLPSGSITVYPGTDLEAQPGDLLFTPIGKSESKFVGHVGMVNHNQEVVHSIPSGLVTDPLKEYFQKFRLISVYSPIDKFAGVDAAHYLEALVKKHPTAQYRIFTPLDEEHHEQYCTKIVWQSYYYGAGINLGNFGGQAKGIHPEFLKDDRHLERKAKNL from the coding sequence ATGAGAAAAGAACTCCTATTACTTGGGTTAGTTACAACAATCACTACATTTCTAGCACGTCCCAATAAGAAACGACCTCCATTACCATCTGGATCCATAACCGTATATCCAGGAACAGATCTTGAGGCTCAGCCAGGAGATCTTTTGTTTACTCCCATAGGGAAAAGCGAATCTAAATTTGTGGGGCATGTAGGAATGGTGAACCACAACCAAGAAGTTGTTCATTCCATTCCAAGCGGACTTGTAACAGATCCCTTAAAGGAGTACTTTCAAAAATTCCGATTGATATCAGTGTATTCACCAATAGATAAATTTGCTGGGGTAGATGCTGCCCATTATTTAGAGGCTCTAGTAAAGAAACATCCAACAGCCCAATATCGTATTTTCACACCACTTGATGAGGAGCACCATGAACAATATTGCACAAAAATCGTTTGGCAATCATACTATTATGGTGCAGGGATCAACCTTGGGAACTTTGGAGGACAGGCAAAGGGGATCCACCCTGAGTTTTTGAAGGATGATCGTCATTTGGAACGTAAAGCAAAGAATCTATGA
- the lepB gene encoding signal peptidase I → MTQSKVLNEVLSWGKAFIVTFFIAIFLTTFIFQPYKVSGSSMDPTFDGVHLQQNDEKGDHVLAFKSAYIFGNNPSFADIVIVDRRINRERTVKDDFIESAIVNTIVGSDKHHNFLIKRVIGEPGDTLSYKDGSVYRNGEKLEEDYIKEKMAVPFEKVTVPEGHVYVMGDNRNISHDSRAIGPVPIDHIVGKVFLRYYPFNKISFF, encoded by the coding sequence ATGACACAATCTAAAGTATTAAATGAAGTACTATCTTGGGGAAAAGCGTTTATCGTCACTTTCTTCATCGCCATTTTTCTTACTACATTTATTTTTCAGCCTTATAAAGTAAGCGGAAGTTCGATGGATCCAACATTTGATGGAGTTCATCTTCAACAGAATGATGAGAAAGGCGATCATGTTTTAGCTTTCAAAAGTGCATACATATTTGGGAATAACCCTAGTTTTGCTGATATCGTTATTGTTGACAGACGGATCAACCGAGAAAGAACAGTTAAAGATGATTTTATCGAAAGTGCTATCGTAAACACTATTGTAGGTAGCGACAAACATCATAATTTCTTGATTAAAAGAGTGATAGGTGAACCAGGCGATACACTTTCCTACAAGGACGGATCGGTGTATCGAAACGGTGAAAAGCTTGAAGAAGATTACATCAAAGAAAAAATGGCCGTTCCATTCGAAAAAGTAACCGTACCAGAAGGCCATGTATATGTAATGGGAGATAACCGTAATATCAGTCATGACAGTCGCGCAATTGGCCCTGTACCTATTGATCACATTGTAGGAAAAGTCTTTCTTCGATACTATCCATTTAATAAAATTAGTTTCTTTTAG
- a CDS encoding DUF1499 domain-containing protein, producing MSNQSLGVQNGKLAPCPSSPNCVSTQSEDSSKKMDPLPFKGDLTETKQKLKTILVSYPRTKIQKEDRNYIHSTFKTKFLRFTDDVEFYFDEEEKVIHFRSASRVGYSDLGKNRSRMEEVQKLYYK from the coding sequence TTGTCTAATCAGTCTTTAGGTGTACAAAACGGGAAACTAGCACCATGCCCGTCATCTCCAAACTGTGTATCTACACAGAGTGAAGACTCTTCAAAGAAAATGGACCCTCTTCCTTTTAAAGGGGACTTAACTGAAACAAAACAGAAGCTGAAAACCATACTAGTGTCATATCCTCGAACGAAGATTCAAAAAGAAGACAGAAATTATATTCATTCTACTTTTAAGACAAAGTTCTTGCGATTTACAGATGATGTTGAATTCTATTTTGATGAAGAAGAAAAGGTTATTCATTTTCGCTCAGCATCTCGTGTAGGGTACTCTGACTTAGGGAAGAACCGTTCTCGTATGGAGGAAGTTCAGAAGTTGTATTATAAATAA
- a CDS encoding DUF6583 family protein produces the protein MSQNQTGAKKKGMNKWLITAIVVVIVAGFGATAYGVLKENNPMAMYLLAEKNTMEDQWDRLEKYNFGSLELQDRMLEEAYQSKQTLSMNLNVEGEQVNQQFPQLMFIQGLLSTAKIEMNTKINPNTEETYNSVDLLLQGSSMANVQIYQNVKNFSIQAPFVYDKYFTIANDQVGAYLEKMGEPSNGITEIPNIAKYNQASFTSEEMKEITSDYMRTLGQQLKEEQFSLQKNVAYQDKQYDKVTVQISEQEARDMIRTLLIKLREDNRIWSVVNTQMQLQGGQQSMDEDTMKEDIDEAIEGLDQIKLPEGIQIEAYIKDDLVAHEKWTLPIEDTNGKQVDITVSSDYLKQTQENYLSKVTVDVNPVAEDQLFQFSYKENGKSTKDGLHVDYMIDINFKGKTDDFHGNLALGTDYKENSSKTEFDLTVEGSDPSLQEFPKVTGFFNTATKEESQNQLKRNIDLGLDITMNNSMVGNTKGHVEFHIKQNYAFNNEMKFPEMNNQNSVNIMELSKVEMEQIGLEIQQNLQKYIGSFTGGFGGF, from the coding sequence ATGAGCCAAAATCAAACTGGCGCTAAGAAGAAAGGGATGAACAAGTGGCTGATCACAGCTATTGTCGTCGTCATCGTAGCTGGTTTTGGTGCAACAGCATATGGAGTTCTAAAAGAGAATAACCCTATGGCCATGTACCTACTAGCTGAAAAAAATACAATGGAGGACCAATGGGATCGTTTAGAGAAATATAACTTTGGTTCACTAGAATTACAGGATCGTATGCTAGAAGAAGCATATCAATCGAAACAAACATTGTCTATGAATTTGAATGTTGAAGGGGAGCAGGTTAATCAACAATTCCCACAATTGATGTTTATTCAAGGATTACTTTCAACAGCTAAAATAGAGATGAATACGAAAATCAACCCAAATACAGAAGAGACATACAACAGCGTAGACCTTTTGTTACAGGGTTCAAGTATGGCAAATGTGCAAATTTATCAAAATGTAAAAAACTTTTCTATACAGGCTCCATTTGTCTATGACAAATATTTCACAATAGCAAATGACCAAGTAGGTGCATATTTAGAAAAAATGGGAGAGCCTTCTAATGGCATAACAGAGATTCCAAACATTGCAAAATATAACCAAGCTTCTTTTACTTCAGAAGAAATGAAAGAAATTACTTCAGATTATATGAGAACGCTTGGACAGCAACTAAAAGAAGAGCAGTTCTCCTTACAGAAAAATGTAGCCTATCAAGATAAGCAATATGATAAAGTAACCGTTCAAATTAGTGAACAAGAAGCTCGCGATATGATTCGTACGTTGCTTATTAAACTTCGAGAGGACAATCGCATCTGGAGCGTAGTGAATACACAAATGCAACTTCAAGGTGGTCAACAGTCCATGGATGAAGATACCATGAAAGAAGATATTGATGAGGCAATTGAAGGACTAGATCAAATCAAACTTCCTGAGGGCATTCAAATTGAAGCTTACATAAAGGATGACCTTGTAGCTCATGAAAAATGGACATTACCAATCGAGGATACGAACGGTAAACAAGTAGATATTACAGTTTCTAGTGACTATTTAAAGCAAACACAAGAGAATTACTTATCTAAAGTCACTGTGGATGTGAATCCAGTTGCAGAAGATCAATTATTCCAATTCTCATATAAAGAGAATGGTAAGTCCACGAAAGATGGCTTGCATGTCGATTACATGATTGATATAAACTTTAAAGGAAAAACAGATGATTTTCATGGAAACCTAGCTCTAGGTACGGATTATAAGGAAAATTCGTCTAAGACGGAATTTGATTTAACAGTTGAAGGGTCTGATCCTTCTCTCCAGGAATTCCCGAAGGTTACCGGCTTCTTCAACACAGCTACAAAAGAAGAAAGCCAGAATCAGTTAAAGCGCAATATTGATTTAGGTTTAGATATCACGATGAACAATTCGATGGTGGGGAATACAAAAGGGCATGTAGAATTCCACATTAAACAAAATTATGCTTTTAATAATGAGATGAAATTCCCTGAAATGAATAACCAAAATTCAGTTAATATTATGGAATTATCAAAAGTTGAAATGGAACAAATTGGATTAGAAATCCAACAAAACCTTCAAAAATATATCGGATCATTCACCGGTGGATTTGGAGGATTTTAG